A genomic segment from Spinacia oleracea cultivar Varoflay chromosome 3, BTI_SOV_V1, whole genome shotgun sequence encodes:
- the LOC110793111 gene encoding growth-regulating factor 5: MNRGSEGISPFTVSQWQELEHQALIYKYLIAGVSVPADLVLPIQNSFGTSSSSFFHRPTLGYCGRENSLYGIGIGIGYGKKIDPEPGRCRRTDGKKWRCAKEAYPDSKYCERHMNRGRSRSRKHVESHPLTTSSPSLSTATTSVSPLTQSLPLKYNTFASASSTAAPSVNPNQSQFQLDSIPYAIPTKPYSRHLQGSKPEAGEHQSFSQCSGGNRSLLMDSALDNTWSSTQMSSFSQSKPMNNSSLHDDYSHHSLINCEFGQTQPVKQGSRSLHPFFEEWPNNRDWSGLEDESANQVSFSTAQLSISVPMASDFSTSPQSTQES, from the exons atgaacAGGGGATCAGAAGGGATTTCGCCGTTTACGGTGTCGCAATGGCAGGAGCTGGAGCATCAAGCTCTGATCTACAAATACTTAATCGCTGGCGTCTCCGTCCCTGCGGATCTAGTTCTCCCTATTCAAAACAGCTTCGGAACTTCGTCTTCAAGCTTCTTCCACCGCCCCACTT TGGGATATTGTGGTAGGGAAAACTCCTTGTATGGGATTGGAATAGGGATTGGGTATGGGAAGAAGATAGATCCAGAACCAGGTAGATGCAGGAGAACAGATGGTAAGAAATGGCGGTGTGCCAAAGAAGCATACCCGGACTCTAAGTATTGCGAGCGCCACATGAACCGTGGCCGCAGCCGTTCAAGAAAGCATGTGGAATCCCATCCTTTAACCACCTCTTCACCGTCGTTGTCGACGGCGACTACTTCTGTTTCTCCTCTCACACAGAGCCTTCCCCTTAAATACAATACATTTGCTTCTGCTAGTAGTACTGCTGCACCTTCTGTGAACCCGAATCAGTCTCAATTTCAATTGGATTCTATTCCTTATGCTATCCCTACCAAACCCTACTCCAG GCACCTCCAGGGATCGAAACCTGAAGCTGGTGAGCATCAGTCCTTCTCCCAATGCTCAGGTGGCAACAGATCTCTCTTAATGGACTCAGCTTTGGACAATACATGGTCCTCAACCCAGATGTCCTCATTCTCTCAATCAAAGCCGATGAACAATTCCTCATTGCATGATGATTATTCTCACCATTCTTTAATCAACTGCGAGTTTGGCCAAACGCAGCCTGTGAAACAAGGCAGTCGATCTCTTCACCCTTTCTTTGAGGAGTGGCCAAATAACAGAGATTGGTCTGGTTTGGAAGATGAGAGTGCCAATCAGGTTTCTTTCTCAACGGCCCAGCTCTCCATTTCTGTACCAATGGCTTCAGACTTCTCCACTAGTCCACAATCCACTCAAG AATCTTGA
- the LOC130469379 gene encoding uncharacterized protein yields the protein MPPPKNLLHFMPLPGQKLKSVVVAEPPPVDQPLIEEDIIPSPLKPSAALGIEIQDITEVMEAIEADFVPGSDVPEVAGEKKESADLPFEREKSPDKEMIDLSGPEAAVPEVQKEVPSAGEEEQPEQGLTRKRRHSTLGSTSTSALDRLIHADPCSDVPLKRIPEEVREAMARYARAPILGEDPLAHVGSLVGPEAARENLLRANPQWRVPGAEERNPAMMAQYYLNEAVFWSSFASECSSVEEKQLRKYREAYARDIPILDQKAGQLLSELTELKQLYLHYSREARESAEKIGTEVGQLIFRVEEDAEKIASFAEEKKDMAAKFASELEEKDRLFQEMKSKFEAADKEHKEAELRLHHFVQHRELIQQQADKVPVLRLKLREKDDYIRKLEQERVNLYTADQCREQYWNGILGARRMFAKHMPHFPWNEKVPLWMQAEDHLVECQADRDEAEAERQAALAEARAQKATSEGDTTAGGSSKDAPLGAAPETPKS from the exons atgcctcctcctaagaatcttcttcacttcatgcccttgccagggcagaagttaaagagtgtggtggttgctgaaccgccgcccgtggatcagccgctgatcgaggaagatatcatccCTTCTCCCCTTAAACCATCTGCTGCTTTGGGGATCgaaatccaggatatcaccgaggtgatggaggcgattgaagccgattttgttcctggttcggatgtccctgaggtagctggggagaagaaggagtctgctgatcttcccttcgagagggagaagagtccagacaaggagatgatagatctctcgggccccgaagctgcggtccccgaggttcagaaggaggttccctctgctggagaggaggagcagcccgagcaaggtttgacgaggaagaggcgccactcaactttgggttctacttctacctcggccctggataggctgatccatgctgatccctgttcggatgttccgctaaaacggatccccgaagaagtaagggaggcgatggctcgatatgccagggctccgattttgggagaggaccccttggctcacgtgggatccttggtgggccccgaggctgctcgggagaatctgcttcgtgctaacccgcagtggagggttcctggtgccgaagagaggaatccggctatgatggcccagtactatctgaacgag gctgttttctggtcttcgttcgcttccgagtgtagctcggttgaggagaaacaactgaggaaatatcgtgaggcttatgctcgtgatattcccattttggaccagaaggctgggcaactcctctccgagcttacggaactcaagcagctgtaccttcactatagtcgcgaggctagagagtctgctgagaagatcgggaccgaggttggccagctcatcttccgagttgaagaggatgctgagaagatcgcttcctttgctgaggaaaagaaggatatggccgctaagttcgctagcgaacttgaGGAAAAAGATAGACTCTTCCAGGAGATGAAGTCTAAATTTGAAGCGGCCGACAAGGAGCATAAAGAGGCGGAGTTAAGGCTCCACCATTTTGTCCAGCATCGGGAGCTGATCCAGCAGCAAGCTGATAAGGTGCCTGTCCTTCGACTGAagcttcgggaaaaggatgactATATTCGGAAGCTGGAGCAGGAGCGAGTcaacctctacactgctgatcagtgtagagagcagtactggaacggcatcctgggtgctcggcgcatgtttgcgaagcacatgcctcacttcccttggaacgagaaagttcctctatggatgcaggccgaggaccacttggtggaatgccaagctgatcgagatgaagctgaagctgaacgccaagctgctcttgcagaggctcgggcccagaaggcaacttccgaaggtgataccactgctgggggttcttcgaaggatgctcccctaggggccgctcctgagactcccaagagttag
- the LOC110793113 gene encoding probable tocopherol O-methyltransferase, chloroplastic: MWSSDWSSRCATTRTTGTNCHINITQSSALRRLQVPRKPHTVRLYNNRRRSIAVRMAMAEAEAKEDTTMAGSGGKSREELNKGIAELYDESSGIWEDIWGDHMHHGYYDPSQNASLSQHRSAQIRMIEEALRFAAVTDDSSKIPKSIVDVGCGIGGSSRYLAKKYGATTQGITLSPKQAQRAQALAASEGLADKAFFQVADALDQPFEDGQFNLVWSMESGEHMPDKKKFVSELVRVAAPGATIIIVTWCHRDLSASEESLRPDENELLKKICDAYYLPAWCSAADYVEILQSLSLQDIKAEDWSQYVAPFWPAVIRSALTWKGITSLLRSGWKTIKGALAMPLMIEGYKKDLIKFAIITCRKPE, from the exons atgtggAGCAGTGATTGGAGCAGTAGGTGTGCCACTACCCGTACTACCGGCACCAATTGTCATATAAATATTACACAATCCTCAGCACTGCGACGACTACAAGTGCCGAGGAAACCACACACCGTCCGCCTTTATAACAACCGCCGCCGCAGTATTGCAGTCAGGATGGCGATGGCGGAGGCGGAGGCGAAGGAGGATACAACAATGGCAGGAAGTGGTGGTAAGTCGAGGGAAGAGCTAAACAAAGGTATTGCAGAACTGTATGATGAATCTTCAGGAATCTGGGAAGATATTTGGGGTGACCATATGCACCATGGTTATTATGATCCTTCTCAGAATGCTTCGCTTTCGCAGCACCGTTCTGCTCAGATCCGAATGATCGAGGAGGCGCTTCGATTTGCTGCTGTTACAG ATGATTCAAGCAAAATACCTAAATCCATAGTTGACGTTGGGTGTGGAATCGGAGGCAGCTCCAGATACCTAGCCAAGAAGTATGGGGCTACAACTCAAGGAATCACCTTGAGTCCTAAACAAGCTCAAAGAGCTCAAGCTCTAGCAGCTTCTGAGGGTTTAGCTGATAAG GCATTCTTTCAAGTAGCAGATGCTTTGGATCAGCCATTTGAAGATGGTCAGTTTAATTTGGTTTGGTCAATGGAGAGTGGTGAACATATGCCTGATAAAAAGAAG TTCGTCTCTGAATTAGTTCGAGTTGCTGCCCCTGGTGCAACAATAATAATCGTGACATGGTGTCATAGAGACCTCTCTGCCTCTGAAGAGTCTTTGCGGCCTGATGAAAATGAACTCTTGAAGAAAATATGTGATGCATACTATCTTCCCGCGTGGTGCTCTGCAGCTGATTACGTAGAGATTCTTCAATCTCTGTCTCTCCAG GATATAAAGGCTGAAGATTGGTCTCAGTATGTAGCACCATTTTGGCCAGCAGTTATACGTTCAGCATTGACATGGAAGGGCATAACTTCGCTGCTGCGCAGTG GATGGAAAACAATAAAAGGAGCATTGGCAATGCCGTTGATGATTGAAGGATATAAGAAAGATCTTATCAAATTTGCGATTATTACATGTCGAAAGCCAGAGTAA